The Rosa rugosa chromosome 3, drRosRugo1.1, whole genome shotgun sequence sequence GCATGCACCAAACTTCCTGGGTGTATACATATCCTTAGGACTATAGTCTCGCAGTCTTCTCCAGTGATTCATAGATTGATATCATTGAGAAACTCAGTTGTAGTTAAAATGTTTCTGCAAGTTAAGCAATTAAGCTGCGGAAGAATCACTCTTTTAAATACAACTGTCATATCTACAACATTTTTATATGTCATATTTGTTACAATGGTGGAGATGAATTTTGTGGTACTGAAATGGTTTGATTCACCATGATGCAGGTTTGTGGTGTGAGAGACAAACGTGCTGACAATGTTTGGCTGGCAGCAGAAGGTGTATACCTTCCAGTTACTGAAACTAAGTAGAGATTGTTAATTTTAGAATGGATCACTCTTATAAACAGGCATACGAGATTTAAATTTTTGGTGGCTGGCCATAACTGTTGTAGTAGATGTTTTAAGAATACAATGTTATCTAGTACTGTTATTGATGTTGTTATCTAATACATTTTATTCACCGTTAGATCTTTTGTTTAATAGAGAACAATGTTTTGAGTAATAAGCTTTAGCTGTATCATAAAATTCAAATTAGATAATGGAAGCTGCATTTAGAGCATGACAGTGGCTTATGTGGAAAATTTTTGTCTGAGGTTTGTGATTTTGGAGGTTGGGGACTTGGGGGTGAGAACAGCAAGTTGGGTAGTAAAGCATGGATCCAAATTTGGGTTTTACTGAAAGGCAAGGGCCTTGAGCTTCTTTTTAAACCTTTATTCATGTGGCTGGTTCGTAGTACTCCCCATTTAGTCCTTTTCCTTTGTTGGAGAAACCGAGTGGTCGCAATTCGTTAGTGATGAATTTGACGAGACTGCTGAATAAAGTGGTGGTCTCACCACCGTTAACAGAACATGGCTGCCCCGCTGGGCTCTTTCTTCCTTGCAAGTTGCAACCCACTGTGTTACGTACCACCTTGTTACCACCGCTAATGTCATTGTTGCTCAATCTGATGTGAGAGAGTTAACCATATGGTTTAACTGGCTGCAAACTGAACTGGCTCAGATCAAGGTAAGCTATGCATGGCTGCATTTAAAGTGAGCTGGAGTGCCGTAAGAAGACATGAAATACGGCTTAGCTAGACTAGAAATTAGGTCCCTTTTGTCCTGGTGTGTAGCTCCCTTGCTTGATTGAGGAAAAGCCTGCCTAACCCTTTTGTCCTCCCCGTTTCCTTTTCCTCTGTTTTTCACTTTCCCAaggaccccccccccccgaccAAAGTGCGTTGCTTGCTGCCAGTTTAATCATATGAATCAATCAATTCCTAGCTTCCTTAACCAGGTCCCTATTATATTATGTTCATGCAGCAAAGGACCTTAGCAACTGTCCGGACCAGTTAATGGTCCAGCACGTAGCCATTGTTTTGTTCCATGTCTAGTATGACTGTATGAGAGACGATGCTCCATTTGAAATTGTTTTCCAGGTACTTGATGACATCCGGATGATTAGCGGGGAAGAACCAGTGCATTTTTAATACCAGCTACATCATGTAATCAAAAGTGAATGATAGAGCAGCTGAAAACTAAAACCTGCTACGTCATTAACACTTTCCTTAAGTGAGCCCAACCAACTAAAAGGTGGCAAATTCCAATCCATTTCAATCTATTAGGTAAAAGATGGATCTATTAAAAAAGGTTTTAATTAGCTTACTTGGGTTGTTGAATATTCAAGTCTCTTTCTTTTGGGTACAAGCAGTTTTTAGTTGCAAGACGCCAAAGCAGTTGGCATATAATAAGGGAacaacctcctcctcctcctcgttgCAAGTTTGGTCACATTGCCGTTTGCTCATAACTACGTCACTTCTGTCATCCATCTATACTTAATATCGATTTGTCTCTGTCGAGGAAATTATAGAACACCAGCAACACAAACCTGCATTACATATTTTACTTGTGCCTTTGCCTTTCATATACTAGCATGGGCCTACACACTAGGGCTGCACACGGATTGGGTTGGATCGGTTTTGACTCTAAACCATCTCTATACTAAAGTGAGCGGTTTAAGCATTTTAGACAACCggtcattaaaaaaataaagctTGAcccgatccaatccaatccaattaaagatggtttggttCGGTCGGTTAGGCGGTTTTAACCTATATTATATTAACAtactatttatgaaaaaaaaaattctagtaaaattcaatctaaagaataaaaattatatatatatatatatatatttttttttttaatcaaggaaATAACTTTATAGATTATAACTCAATAGAGTTGATTACAATCATATCGTAACACATCCAGAACACTTTCTGGAGCATAATCCAAACAAGAGAAACTTGTGCTAgcctcaagccagaatggccgttacatacccttccgctgccatatacagacagaacaagaagatgtggtagtacccacagtggtacatagaaatagttCAATTCATTGAACACTCCATACTCCGCCATTACAGAATAGCGTGAATCTTCCTTCAGTACTACTTCAGAAGATTCACTAGTACTACAGGTGACAAACACAGATGTAGTTCGAAATAACCCTatgggatcccaaatacgaaaccctgAAGAATTAGAGTCCGTGAGTTTGGTCCACAAACAGACCCAAATACAAGAAGTATCCAAAAATAACCTAGACACCCAAAGAGTTCCAACTAATCTGGGTCTTGGACATGAGTTGGGCCACCCAATAAATCTGGGCCACACATTGGGCCGTGAAAGTGATATGGGCACCCAACTGAAATCCCGCCGTCCTTCTCCTGCACCGATCATGATCGCCGCCGCACGTACAGGCTGCCGGCCGGCCTAATGTCGAACCCTCAGATGCGAAGCCCAGGCCACAGCGTTTTGATATCTTTGGGCCGTCGTCGCTGCCGTGAAAGCCAACGTTGTGTGCCTCAGTGACTTCGCCATAGATCCGACCACCGCGGATCGGAGAGCATAGTATCCCATCACCCCTAGCAGCTCCTCGGATCTGCTCAGTAATCCCAAGTTCGACAAAACATCCTTGAGCCGCCCTCGTCATGGCCGGGCTCAACCTGAAATATCCATCCCAGCAATCAGACACTGGAAGGCCATACCGCCCCAACACCGTAATCCGGTTTTCTGTCGAGATTCCTCTTGAGAAAAACGGAGACCTGGGTCGATCAATTCAATCTGCCGGAGAGATTGATGTGGTTGGGAGTTTGCCGAAAAGAGATGGCTTCGGAGGGCTGAAAGGCCATGAAGTGTGGAGAGAAGAACTCCCCTTAGAGAGGAGGCCGACATCGGCCACCATTGGAGGTTCTCCAGAACGGGGAGTCTAGGGTTTGGAGAGAGCGGCATGATATAagaataaaaattatattaaataagcataatctaaatttaaaatacaataatcaaatccaaaactaatattcaaaaaccaaaatctagAATAGATTCAAAATGATTGAATTATTTGATGGCTTAGCTATAAATACTAGCTTAATATGGTAGTATTAAAGGTTAgagaatgagagattgagataTGTGATATGAGAGGATCAAATAAATCGTAGCGATATGGTAGTATATcatttgagaataaagttataatTGAATATTTAGAACTTACTTAGAACGATtggacaaatgaatatatatatatttaacacTTTTTCTTATTATATTTCAAACATACCGGTCGGTTCGGGTTCTGCGGTTTAAGcaaaagagaaaccaaaccaacccaattcataaatggtttggttcggtattgaaccggctttcaatttttaaaggtaaaaaaccttaaccaaaccatatttatCGGTCGGTTTTGACCGGTTTGTACAGTGTTTTGCACACCCCTACTACACACAATGAGTGTAGGgaggatttttttctttttttttcttcaagtgTGTGGGGAAGTAGTTAAAAGTAGTGGGGAGTTTCCTCATAGAAACCCACTACGTTTCCactacttttatttttattttgtttttatttttattttgtaaattgactttattatctttttttattatttctgcttcaaagttttttaatatataaagggtaaattagtaaaaaaattcagttatggagagcaagctctattctcttaataatagtatagatattgGCATATTTACCTACAGGTTCCAAATTCCCATTGGACAACGACATTGAAATCGCATCATCGAATTTTACCTAAAAGCTATTCCAATTATCAAAAGGGTTTCAAATTACACCTCAATCATATacactctcaagtctcaacaaaGCTTTAGCGTTACCAGTCGATTTGCATTTACTCGTGCCCATGTATATAACCAAAAAATCAATGACATTGATGAGAACTAAGCTGTAGTCTTTCTTAGTTAGCTAGACAGACAGGTACTTAAAAGTCTTGAACTACCTTTTAGCAAAGCACCTAAAATGGCTCACATGCAAATTCATTTGGTGCATAAACAAATTAAACCAGGACCATGCTGCACCACAATTTAGAAGGACGCTGCAGGACCAAGTCTTCGACCTAGCCACCAAGTTCTGCTTCCATATGGAGCAACATGCTAGTAAATATAATATAATTCGTACATAATTGTACTCAGAATACAAGTGGGCCGAGTGTGTTTAGGTTTGAAAGACACCACTAATGATAAACTATAGTAGATTATCTCATTGAGACGATGCAAAGCACGATCTGCCTTAAATAAAAGGCAAATCCAGATCTGGTTTCATTACGCACATTCTATATTACTGTAAATTATGCATCTTCATGGTCTTATATTCATATATTGTATACACTGCACCCTCAATTTAATCATTCTACTAACCAAATTATACTTGTGCATTGCTCATTAAATTTTTGATGACTTAACAAAACTCCACAGCCCACAGATCATGAATCTTACATTATAAATATTTACACCAAAATCAAGTCACATAGCAGGGACATACTGAGCAAAATAGCCAGATTATGAACTTTTATACAAAGATTACAAAATGCCCATACCGCCATACGGGTACAGCACCGCACTATATGCTAATATTTGTGATATAACTGATCACTCATGGGGACGAAATGTcgatgacctttttttttttttttttttggtaatgacTTTGAACAATGATGAACAGCCACCTAGCTCAGCTCAACTCTGAAAACCACAATATCTTGCTTGCTAAAGTCTTCTATTCTGCTCAGATGAAGTCAGATCTGTAAATCAATAATAGAGACCGGCTCAGTAAACAAGGCCAAAGCAAGCAATTGACGATTGATAATGAAACGAGATCGAGAAGGAGGTTGACATTAACAATCCATGTTCTCACTGCAATGCAactgtgaaattttttttttgttcactcAAGTTTCAACTCTGTAAATAAATGCAGGGTTCTAAACAAGACTTTTACATAtcgaaacaaaaacaaaggaaattaaGGTTCCCAGATGGGAATTGAAGAAGGTCCTGACTTCTGACCAGTCCCGCTTTCATGTATTAGAAAATGACCGACACCCCTTCCAACAGAGGTATGGTGTATTAGCAATTTTTAAAATTTGAGTAGGGACTAGGGACAAAGGGTTGGACAAAACTCTACTAATGGGGAGGGGTTGAAAGTTAAGTGACCCCATGACCATTGTGGGGTGTTGGATGATCATAACAAATATTATATGCCTATACCCTCCCCGGTAATTTCCCAATATTGCAAGCCATGCCATTGATCTCAAAGCTTTCATATAGATTCAAGCCAAAATGAGAACGGTAACCAGGAAGCATTTGACACATTTACACAACAAGACTAAACAAGAATTTTACTAGGATAACTATATAAATTTTGAAAAGATTCATACCCTAACAAAAGCTACAGATTAAGGCCTAGAAGCTGGAATAAGAGTATATATGATTGTATGAAAAGAAGACTAACTTCTCAAATTCTTCCCTTCAATCTCCACATCATCTCAAAATGGCAAGCTCTTTGAAGTTGAACTTGAGATGAGTGACTTGAAATGATCTGACGGAACAAAGTCTTGGGGCAAATTGGCTCTCTTCACAATCCTCCTCATGTTGCTCTGCAAACTCTGTTGTACTAATTGCTTTACTGCTTTCCTCTCATCACTCATCATGTCCTCATCCTCTTCCAAACACTCCTTGGAACCTAGATTAGGGTTTGTAGAAGATGATGAAGACCCACAAATTGGAGCAGAAACCGCTCCACTCCCGCCAAAGTTCTGTGAGATCTGTTTTCCTTTGTCCACTCTCAAACACTCCAAGATCCTCGAAGCTCTCTTCTGCGCCAATGTACTACCCAAAAGCGTTAATTCGAGCAATGCTGATCCCACTCCTGCCTCAATCATGGCTTGCCTATCCCCAAACGCCTTGTGTGCCATTACCATTAAAATGTAGGATGCTTTCTCTTGACACCCGGGGGAGTCGTTCCAATtcaatgcatcaaccaatacagGGAATGCATCGCGCACACTGCTGATTGCTTTTCGGCCTTCAGGAGTAGATACCATGTTGCTTAGAATTGCAAGGATTCTTTCACTCATTTCCATGTCACCCAGTGCATTAAAGAAAAATGGGATCATATCGGTTTCCAGTATATAGGAAACATTGGATGGGAAGATTGAAAGATTGTACAGAGCCCTCAAGGCGTCTTGCTTAGCTTGGCTGCTAATTGTGTTGTCCAAATTCTTGAGGATTTTAAGCAAGAAAGGTATGGCACCTGATGATCCAATAATGGGTTTATTAGAATCCAAAGCACTTAAGCCAAGGAAGTTTGCAATTATTGCTTCGGAGACTGATGAGTTTGGAGATTCAATCAGCTTCAGCATTTTGTGCACAGCACCTGCTTGGAGGATAGCAGCTTTGTTCCTGTAACAGGGGTGGTCCATAAATCATTCACAATGAAATTATTGACTTCACAAAAGTTAAATGCTATTCATTTGCAAATTATAATGACATTAAAACAAATTAACTGAATGCCGGAAAATAATTACAACATAACAAAAGTCGCAAACTTTTTACAGTCCGGCAATTAAGAACCGGGTTGtttccggaaaaaaaaaaatagatgagGGGTTTATACTAGAATTCGACCCTCAACACTTCCCTTTCTCCCAATCTAAAGAGAATTGACCTGAAAAGATAGCTTCAATTGACATACGTTCTAATAATAAATACATAAAAAATctagatgaagaagaaaatgacaGCGGATGAAACAGTATGGCATGAAAATGACAGCAACCAGAATGCGAATTAAACATAAACGAATCCAACTTTTACTGAATTGATTATTGATCAAAGATAGAAGCGGATaaaaacaatttaaaaaaaaaaaaagtgcatgcAAGAAATTAAAAGGTATTAGAAATGAGATTGGAGAAAAATTGAAGCAACTCACACATCGTTGCCGATGCCGAGATTGAGCAGAGCATAGAGTGATGCGATCTGATCATCGACGTCATCGGAGTCGTCGAGCATTCCGACGAGCGGCGGAATGACGCCGAGCATCGCAAGTGTGGCTCTCGCTTCGGAGTCTTCCTTGGCCAGCAGTCTGACGTGGCTGGCCGCCTCTCTCCGCTTCTCGACGGCGTCGTTTTCGACCTGCAACTCCCCGGCCACGCGCTTCAGCTCCTCCAATGACTCCACTTTCTTCTTGGTCACCGCGTCGCTCTCGGCCTCCGACCATTCCGCCGCCAGGTTCAGAAGATCCGAGAGCTTCTCGGACTTGGGCTTCGGCTTTGCCTTCTCCGGCTCTTCGGATTGCTTGAGGGTTGATCCGGCGGGAGGACTGGCGGGAGCGGGAGCGGGAGGGGCGGCGGCGTCGGTTTCGTGTCGGTGGCGGTAGCGGGAGCTGGCGCCGCAGCTGACGGCGTCGAAGATTAAGCGGCGGAACGAGGCGGCGGAGAAGGAAGACCAGAGGCGGGAGTGGGCGGTGGTGGAGGGACGGTCTAGGACAATAGATCCGACGTCGTTGCGGTGACACTTGGCCATTTGGTCTGATCGGGTagtagcttcttcttcttctgcttcagtTGTACTAAACTGAACTACATTGCACGGAAACAGGGCAGCCTAAAATGCGAGATACAAGGAGACGCAGAGTAAGATTTTATATATTGTTTATTTAATGCGAAACGCAGAGAGAGGGAGTGTAACTTTGTTTCGTGGCTTGATTATTTATAGCCTGCTCAGTGCCAGCAACAATCTTACTGAGCAGGCACTCATACTGaactgaagagagagaaattaagGTTTTTCTCTAAAACAAATCCTCTCTTctcaataaaaaagaaaatataaatctttctcttaaaaaaaaaaaaaaatgaaatcttttttttctttctattctttttatttGAGTTATTATCAAAAGAGGTCAGTCTATTTATTAAgtattgaagttttttttttttgagatttttgagCTTGAATTATTATAGAAAATTGCGGATTATAATTGTTTGTAACTTTGACATTTTATAATCCCTTCAAATCTGTGCTATAGTATTTTCGGTAACTGACCCCTGATCGATAAACCACTTATTACAACTTCATCTAAGATTTTTGACCTTCAAGTTTTTTGAGATgttatttttgtaaattataATATAACCGTCTTTCATAAATTTAAATCACGGGTCAAAAAGTTGCTTATGACTTCTTCGTACTCATAATTATAAATCTATTTTTTAATGACATGAATAACCGACTTGTAACgaatattaaaattttaaattttgtcCATAATTTTTATCTGTAAAACTCCTATCTTATCTGTTAAGTATTATTTTACTTGATAGTATATAAATGTTAAAACAAGAgcgcttatttttttttgaatcgaaaGAGGTCAACCCGATTTTATAatttagcaagcagtaccaaacgACA is a genomic window containing:
- the LOC133741029 gene encoding U-box domain-containing protein 13-like, which gives rise to MAKCHRNDVGSIVLDRPSTTAHSRLWSSFSAASFRRLIFDAVSCGASSRYRHRHETDAAAPPAPAPASPPAGSTLKQSEEPEKAKPKPKSEKLSDLLNLAAEWSEAESDAVTKKKVESLEELKRVAGELQVENDAVEKRREAASHVRLLAKEDSEARATLAMLGVIPPLVGMLDDSDDVDDQIASLYALLNLGIGNDVNKAAILQAGAVHKMLKLIESPNSSVSEAIIANFLGLSALDSNKPIIGSSGAIPFLLKILKNLDNTISSQAKQDALRALYNLSIFPSNVSYILETDMIPFFFNALGDMEMSERILAILSNMVSTPEGRKAISSVRDAFPVLVDALNWNDSPGCQEKASYILMVMAHKAFGDRQAMIEAGVGSALLELTLLGSTLAQKRASRILECLRVDKGKQISQNFGGSGAVSAPICGSSSSSTNPNLGSKECLEEDEDMMSDERKAVKQLVQQSLQSNMRRIVKRANLPQDFVPSDHFKSLISSSTSKSLPF